GCACCACATTCATGTTGCCCTCACCGGGTTTTTCTATAGAAAGAATGCGTTCTTGTTTTAGGTCTAAAAACCCCATGTTGTTTAAACACATTTCAAAATCCAAAATGGAACTATTAACATCTAAATACATAGGTTATTTTTTATTTAAGCTTTGCCAGAAATCCGTTTTCATAAGGTCTACCTCTATTTTTGTATGGATGTTTATTAAGCGAGGCGTGTTTTCTGGAGGCGTTAAAAAGGTCTCAATTTTCGATAATTCAGGATGTGCAAGTGCTTCAATAATAGCAACATCCCACATAATCCAGCTTTTCTTTTCTGGGTCGTCTTTGGTCCACCAACGCTCATAAGTGTCCCATCGGTTTATTAAATAATCGGCAATACCGCCTTTGTTTTTTAATTGCGCATCTACTTCTGTTTTAGTAAACACCAAGTGCTGACTGGTTGTTGCCGTCATGATACTTAAATCTAGACCTTCGGTATTTAGAAGAATATCCACCGCTTTGGGGTCGTTGCCTGTATTGAATTCCTTCTTGTTATAGACGTTGGTTTCTACAGTATGCCAAAAACCAAGATAATGCACTTTTAGTTTTTCTATAATCGATGGATCTTCTAAAATAGCACTCGCC
The window above is part of the Algibacter sp. L3A6 genome. Proteins encoded here:
- a CDS encoding nucleoside hydrolase — its product is MQQQHNKLNIFKSVNFNKGIYVSLFQLILLVSVFTQVSVGAQVKDTRLPIIIDADTANEVDDLYAIVRAIKEPSFNVLGITSAQFHTSPLATENTVQESQDINEKILNLMGNYSIPLPLGSNVPITNSTEPASSPASNFIVKMAHKLPAGEKLNVVILGSSTNVASAILEDPSIIEKLKVHYLGFWHTVETNVYNKKEFNTGNDPKAVDILLNTEGLDLSIMTATTSQHLVFTKTEVDAQLKNKGGIADYLINRWDTYERWWTKDDPEKKSWIMWDVAIIEALAHPELSKIETFLTPPENTPRLINIHTKIEVDLMKTDFWQSLNKK